The Candidatus Methylomirabilota bacterium region TGGTGACGTACGGGCTCATGCGGCGGGAGCCGCCGCGCCACGCCGCGGCGCGGCACGCCGAAGGCACGCCGTCGCGGCCCTTCGTGCGCCGCCTCGCCGTCATCTTCGCCCTCGACTCCTTCGCCGGCGGCTTCGTCGTCCAGAGCCTGATCGCCTATTGGTTCTACACACGCTTCGGCCTCGGCCTCGACACGCTCGGCTGGATCTTCTTCGGCGCCCAAATCCTCTCGGGGCTCTCGCTCCTGCTGGCGGCCCGTGCGGCGCCGCGGCTCGGGCTCGTCAATACCATGGTCTTCTCCCACCTGATCTCCAATGTGCTCTTGCTCGCCGTGGCCCTGTCGCCCGTGGCATGGCTCGCCATCGCGTTCCTCCTCGCTCGCCACCTCCTGTCGCAAATGGACGTGCCGACCCGCCAAACATTCCTGATGCTGGCGGTGCGCGACCACGAGCGGGAGCACGCCGCGGCGATCACCAACATGAGCCGGAGCCTCGCCCAGTCCGTAAGTCCCGCACTCACGGGCTTTGCGATGCAGGGCCTGTCGCTGACGATGCCGTTTTTCCTCGGCGCAGGCCTCAAGATCGTCTACGACCTGTGGCTGTACGCCACCATCCGCCATGTGAAGACGTCATGACGCTTCTCCTAACCCGGAGCGACGTGGCCGACCTGCTACCCATGGACGCGTGCATCGAGGCTGTCGAGCATGCCTTCAGGCTGCACGGCGAAGGCCGGGCGGACCCACCCGGCATCCTGGGCGTCCACGCGCGCGATGGAGGCTTCCACATCAAGGCGGGCATCCTCGATCTCGGCCGCCGTTATTTCGCCGCCAAGACCAATGCCAATTTTCCAGGAAATCCGGAGCGCTTCGGGCTGCCGACCATCCAGGGAGTGCTACTCCTCGCCGATGCGGAGCGGGGCGCTCCCCTGGCGCTCATGGACTCGGCCGAGATCACGGCGCTCCGCACAGGCGCCGCGACCGCGGTCGCGGCGCGCCACCTCGCGCGCCCGGATGCCGCGGTGGTCACGGTGTGCGGATGCGGGTTGCAAGGGCGGGTACAGCTCCGCGCGCTGGCCGCCGTGCTGCGTCTCACCCGTGCCTATGCCATCGACCGTGATCCGGCCCGGGCGGCCGGCTTTGCCAGCGAGATGTCCC contains the following coding sequences:
- a CDS encoding ornithine cyclodeaminase family protein, with product MTLLLTRSDVADLLPMDACIEAVEHAFRLHGEGRADPPGILGVHARDGGFHIKAGILDLGRRYFAAKTNANFPGNPERFGLPTIQGVLLLADAERGAPLALMDSAEITALRTGAATAVAARHLARPDAAVVTVCGCGLQGRVQLRALAAVLRLTRAYAIDRDPARAAGFASEMSQALGFEVLAADDLDAAVRASDICVTCTPSRTPILGRAPVARGTFIAAVGADNEDKQEIEPALMASCAIVVDVLEQAATIGDLHHAITAGAVTTRDVRAELGQVVAGLRPGRRSDDEIVVFDSTGMALQDVAAAAAVYERAVRAGRGLEVNLAA
- a CDS encoding MFS transporter produces the protein MGRDARLVFVAKTARTFCYGFLGVLLPVYLSELGFDARELGIAVTLTLLASAAMTFGIRWPAERWGPRAALMTQAALIAVSAVVFLLTRQPWVVVAAAMAGNLAVGTGETGPFLSLEQVIVTRDTPRERLTTTLSWYNLSGYAAAGLGAAAVTQLGTSPQPLFLLFLLSGVAQMVTYGLMRREPPRHAAARHAEGTPSRPFVRRLAVIFALDSFAGGFVVQSLIAYWFYTRFGLGLDTLGWIFFGAQILSGLSLLLAARAAPRLGLVNTMVFSHLISNVLLLAVALSPVAWLAIAFLLARHLLSQMDVPTRQTFLMLAVRDHEREHAAAITNMSRSLAQSVSPALTGFAMQGLSLTMPFFLGAGLKIVYDLWLYATIRHVKTS